In one Nostoc sp. KVJ3 genomic region, the following are encoded:
- a CDS encoding Spy/CpxP family protein refolding chaperone, whose translation MLIRRVSILAVMMIAFGSTIALAKPTFLSRQVIAQTATSGSPANRAKSGGWLKDLNLTSQQLQQIKEIRHQSKQQIAQKSQEIRQGQQELHDLIAGTATKEQVRDKYNQIKLVKQQLADTQFENTLAIREILNPEQRQKFADRMYKK comes from the coding sequence ATGTTAATTCGTCGTGTTTCCATTTTGGCGGTGATGATGATTGCCTTTGGTAGCACTATTGCTCTGGCCAAACCAACTTTCCTCTCGCGCCAAGTTATTGCCCAAACCGCCACAAGTGGATCTCCTGCAAATCGTGCTAAATCAGGGGGATGGCTCAAAGATTTGAATTTGACATCCCAGCAACTGCAACAAATTAAGGAAATTCGTCATCAATCCAAACAGCAGATAGCCCAAAAATCACAAGAGATACGTCAAGGGCAACAGGAATTACATGACCTAATCGCAGGGACAGCTACTAAAGAGCAAGTACGGGATAAATATAACCAAATCAAGCTCGTAAAGCAGCAACTTGCTGATACCCAGTTTGAAAATACCCTTGCTATTCGGGAAATCTTGAACCCAGAGCAACGGCAGAAATTTGCCGATCGCATGTATAAGAAATAA
- a CDS encoding HD domain-containing protein: protein MQINRLTQQIQFIIEIDRLKQVIRQTSLMDGSRRENSAEHSWHLALMAIALAEYAPEGVDIFHAIKMLLIHDLVEIDAGDTFCYDVQGNHNKAEREVQAALRLFGLLPANQGSELRLLWDEFEAGETPTAKFSASLDRIQPLLHNQQTQGGTWRIHGISRDQVMKRVAPVETGAPELWPFVLQLIDDCVQQGYLNETSTLKIHG from the coding sequence GTGCAAATCAATCGGCTGACTCAACAAATTCAATTCATTATCGAAATCGATCGATTGAAACAGGTGATACGCCAAACCTCGCTCATGGATGGATCGCGCCGAGAAAATAGTGCCGAACATTCTTGGCATTTAGCTTTAATGGCGATCGCATTAGCGGAATATGCCCCAGAGGGTGTTGATATATTCCACGCCATTAAAATGCTGCTAATTCACGATTTGGTAGAAATTGATGCAGGTGACACCTTCTGTTACGATGTGCAGGGTAATCACAACAAGGCAGAACGAGAAGTACAAGCAGCATTACGTCTATTTGGGCTTTTACCAGCAAATCAAGGTAGCGAGTTGCGTTTACTCTGGGATGAGTTTGAAGCAGGGGAAACCCCTACTGCTAAGTTTTCCGCATCCTTGGATAGGATACAGCCTTTGCTGCACAATCAGCAAACCCAGGGTGGGACTTGGCGCATTCATGGCATTAGCCGCGATCAGGTGATGAAACGCGTAGCGCCAGTAGAAACAGGTGCGCCGGAACTGTGGCCCTTTGTTCTGCAATTGATTGATGATTGTGTTCAGCAGGGGTATCTAAATGAGACTTCTACCCTCAAGATTCATGGCTGA
- a CDS encoding YbjN domain-containing protein, which translates to MTSYQETLTTDESINEIIAETTGINHVEVIENVIDSLEQDDSAMISRTPEGGYLWKFKYGSVEVFVQLNGKTDEDTITVWSTVLNLPAKDEPKLMRYLLELNCSSTFEARFGIIENRVVVISTRTLAELSPGEVSRLITIVATIADNNDEALQSEFGAS; encoded by the coding sequence ATGACAAGCTACCAAGAAACCCTAACTACTGACGAATCCATTAATGAGATTATTGCCGAGACAACAGGTATTAACCATGTGGAGGTAATTGAAAATGTTATCGACTCTTTGGAACAAGATGATAGTGCAATGATTAGCCGCACTCCAGAAGGTGGCTATCTCTGGAAGTTTAAGTATGGAAGTGTGGAAGTATTTGTCCAACTCAACGGGAAAACCGATGAAGACACCATAACGGTTTGGTCTACAGTGCTAAACTTACCTGCTAAAGATGAACCTAAGTTGATGCGTTATCTGCTGGAGTTGAATTGCTCTAGCACGTTTGAAGCGCGTTTTGGGATCATTGAAAACCGGGTAGTTGTGATCTCAACCCGCACCTTAGCGGAGTTATCTCCGGGCGAAGTGTCTCGGCTCATTACTATTGTGGCAACGATCGCTGATAATAACGATGAAGCTTTGCAATCTGAATTTGGTGCAAGTTAA
- the purH gene encoding bifunctional phosphoribosylaminoimidazolecarboxamide formyltransferase/IMP cyclohydrolase, producing MARLALLSVSNKTGLIDLARSLVEEFDFDLISSGGTAQALKEAGLPVTKVADYTGSPEILGGRVKTLHPRIHGGILARRDVPQDITDLENNQIRPIDLVVVNLYPFEETIAKPGVTLSQAVEQIDIGGPAMLRASSKNFAHLAVLCDPAQYDEYLQELRQNNGKASLEFRQKAALKGFSHTASYDQAIASYLAGTQNHTLSGTQLQSLRYGENPHQPAAWYEIGTTPTGWTAATKLQGKELSYNNLVDLEAARRIIAEFTDTPAATIIKHTNPCGTALGSTISEAYQKAFNADSTSAFGGIVALNRPIDAATAKELTKTFLECVVAPSCEADAQEILGKKSNVRILILPDMSSGAKETVKAIAGGFLVQASDDVIADTSQWQVVTERQPTASELAELLFAWKVCRHVKSNAIVITSDRTTLGVGAGQMNRVGSVKIALEQAGEKAKGAILASDGFFPFDDSVRTAAAAGITAIVQPGGSLHDKDSIVAANELGLVMVLTGVRHFLH from the coding sequence ATGGCGCGTCTAGCCCTGCTGAGTGTATCTAACAAAACCGGTTTAATTGACCTAGCCCGTAGCTTGGTTGAAGAATTTGACTTTGATTTAATCAGCAGTGGGGGAACAGCCCAAGCCCTCAAAGAGGCGGGACTCCCAGTTACCAAAGTTGCTGATTACACAGGTTCTCCAGAAATTTTAGGTGGTCGAGTCAAAACGCTGCATCCCCGAATTCATGGCGGAATTTTGGCCCGGCGAGATGTTCCCCAAGATATTACAGATTTAGAAAATAACCAAATTCGCCCGATTGATTTAGTAGTGGTGAATCTTTATCCTTTTGAAGAAACTATTGCTAAACCAGGGGTGACATTATCCCAAGCTGTTGAACAGATTGATATTGGTGGGCCAGCAATGCTGCGGGCATCATCGAAAAACTTCGCCCATCTCGCTGTATTATGCGATCCAGCCCAATATGACGAGTATTTGCAGGAATTGCGGCAAAATAACGGCAAAGCATCCCTAGAGTTTCGACAAAAGGCGGCATTAAAAGGATTTTCGCACACAGCTAGCTATGACCAAGCGATCGCCTCTTATCTCGCAGGAACACAAAACCACACCCTTAGCGGTACACAATTGCAATCTCTACGTTACGGCGAAAATCCCCATCAACCCGCCGCCTGGTATGAAATTGGTACTACGCCAACGGGATGGACAGCCGCAACAAAACTCCAAGGTAAAGAACTTAGTTACAATAACTTAGTTGATTTAGAGGCCGCCCGCCGGATTATTGCCGAATTCACTGATACCCCAGCAGCCACAATTATCAAACATACAAATCCCTGCGGTACGGCATTGGGAAGCACTATTTCTGAAGCCTATCAAAAAGCTTTCAACGCTGATTCTACTTCCGCCTTTGGTGGAATTGTCGCCCTCAACCGTCCCATTGATGCGGCTACAGCCAAGGAGTTAACCAAAACATTTTTAGAATGTGTGGTTGCACCAAGTTGTGAAGCGGACGCTCAAGAAATCTTGGGTAAAAAATCTAACGTGCGAATCTTAATTTTACCAGATATGAGCAGTGGAGCTAAGGAAACGGTAAAAGCGATCGCCGGTGGTTTCCTTGTCCAAGCTAGCGATGATGTGATTGCTGATACCAGTCAATGGCAAGTAGTCACCGAACGTCAACCTACCGCCAGCGAATTAGCCGAATTGCTATTTGCTTGGAAAGTTTGCAGACACGTTAAATCTAATGCCATCGTGATTACGAGCGATCGCACTACACTAGGGGTAGGTGCTGGTCAAATGAACCGCGTCGGCTCAGTTAAAATAGCCCTAGAACAAGCTGGAGAAAAAGCCAAGGGTGCAATTCTCGCCAGCGATGGATTCTTTCCCTTCGATGATTCAGTCAGAACAGCCGCAGCCGCAGGAATTACAGCCATTGTCCAACCAGGGGGAAGTTTGCACGATAAAGATTCTATCGTTGCTGCTAACGAACTGGGTTTGGTAATGGTCTTAACTGGTGTACGTCACTTTTTACACTAA
- a CDS encoding DUF1800 domain-containing protein translates to MLVKPKYWVLLLLILLGGIDPSNAASTPVDPKVLHIINRLSFGPRPGDVQRVESMGVERYIQEQLSPESIPEPQSLTSQLNQLNTLHLNPVELSEHGITNLPGQKPTQLERKAANQWAKEVLNEAVQARLLEATNSKRQLQEVMVDFWYNHFNVDAAKGRDRFWVGAYEQQAIRPYVLGRFRDLLGATAHHPAMQYYLDNFQNRADSRPDAQGNIPGLNENYARELMELHTLGVDGGYTQQDVIALARILSGWGFSRSGQQTDNNFGFYFNPKRHDFSDKVFLGHTIKSGGEAQGEEALDILARSPATARHISYQIAQYFVSDVPPTTLVNNLTHRYLATDGNIREVLNTLFHSREFWDAKNFNAKFKTPYQYAISAVRATGVEVENTKPISNLLQQLGMPLYGCQTPDGYKNTADVWLNPDAMNRRLSFASAIANGNLALSSMPTNMQQWQTIGTEQKPLQKSPNIPIDAWQLSNTLGNSLSMKTQKAIASSAPQIHSALILGSPEFMHR, encoded by the coding sequence ATGCTTGTAAAGCCTAAATATTGGGTGTTGTTGCTATTGATCTTACTGGGAGGAATTGACCCCAGTAATGCAGCCTCCACCCCTGTTGACCCAAAAGTATTACATATTATTAATCGCCTCAGCTTTGGCCCTCGTCCGGGAGATGTGCAAAGAGTGGAATCTATGGGTGTAGAGAGATATATTCAGGAACAACTCTCACCCGAATCGATTCCTGAACCACAAAGTCTTACTAGCCAACTAAATCAGCTAAATACTCTCCACTTGAATCCGGTGGAACTTTCAGAACATGGGATAACTAATCTCCCAGGACAAAAACCCACCCAGTTAGAAAGAAAAGCTGCCAACCAGTGGGCTAAAGAGGTGCTAAATGAGGCAGTCCAGGCGCGATTATTAGAGGCAACTAACAGTAAGAGACAACTCCAGGAAGTGATGGTGGACTTTTGGTATAACCATTTTAATGTGGATGCTGCTAAAGGACGCGATCGCTTCTGGGTAGGAGCTTACGAACAACAGGCGATTCGACCTTATGTTTTGGGTCGCTTTCGCGATCTGTTAGGGGCAACAGCCCATCATCCAGCCATGCAGTATTATCTAGACAACTTCCAAAATCGGGCTGATAGCCGCCCTGATGCCCAAGGTAATATCCCCGGTTTAAATGAGAACTATGCCCGTGAACTGATGGAATTACACACTCTCGGCGTAGATGGAGGGTATACTCAGCAAGATGTAATTGCTCTGGCGCGGATTTTAAGTGGTTGGGGTTTCAGTCGTTCCGGTCAGCAGACAGATAATAATTTCGGATTTTACTTCAATCCCAAGCGTCATGATTTTAGCGACAAAGTTTTCTTGGGACACACAATTAAAAGCGGTGGTGAAGCCCAAGGCGAGGAAGCTTTGGATATTTTGGCTCGAAGTCCGGCGACTGCACGTCACATCAGCTATCAGATAGCTCAATATTTTGTCAGCGATGTTCCCCCAACTACTCTGGTAAACAATCTCACACATCGTTATCTTGCCACTGATGGCAATATTCGTGAGGTTCTCAACACCTTATTCCACAGCCGAGAATTCTGGGATGCCAAAAACTTCAATGCCAAGTTTAAAACACCTTATCAATATGCTATCTCTGCGGTGCGAGCTACAGGTGTGGAAGTAGAGAACACAAAACCAATCTCCAATCTGCTGCAACAGTTGGGAATGCCCCTATATGGTTGCCAAACTCCAGACGGTTACAAAAACACAGCAGATGTGTGGTTGAATCCTGATGCAATGAACCGCCGTCTGAGTTTTGCTTCAGCGATCGCTAATGGAAATTTAGCTTTATCAAGTATGCCCACAAATATGCAACAGTGGCAAACAATCGGCACTGAGCAAAAACCTTTACAAAAGTCTCCCAATATTCCTATAGATGCTTGGCAACTAAGTAATACATTGGGCAATTCTTTGTCCATGAAAACGCAAAAGGCGATCGCTTCTAGTGCCCCTCAAATTCATAGTGCTTTAATTTTGGGCAGTCCAGAATTTATGCATCGTTAG
- a CDS encoding cobalt-precorrin-6A reductase has translation MRLLILGGTGDAAELAARVVTIQGLEAITSLAGRTRQPSVPLGDFRVGGFGGVAGLASYLRVKQIDLLIDATHPFASQISFNAADAATEVGVPRLMLIRPPWEKGNGDRWIEVDSVAAAAASLHNQAQRVFLTVGRQELAAFAHLEEIWFLMRMIDSPTDDALVPAGKILCDRGPFTLNNERQILIHHKIDTIVSKNSGGNATKPKIIAARELGIKVVMVNRPAIPPGEQVNDVDGAVAWLFEKLHN, from the coding sequence ATGCGCCTTTTGATTCTGGGTGGGACGGGAGATGCCGCAGAACTAGCTGCCAGAGTGGTCACTATTCAAGGGTTAGAAGCAATCACATCTCTAGCTGGTCGCACCCGTCAACCATCAGTTCCGTTAGGCGATTTCCGGGTTGGAGGCTTCGGTGGTGTAGCTGGATTGGCTAGTTATTTGCGAGTAAAGCAAATTGACTTATTAATTGATGCAACCCATCCTTTTGCTAGTCAGATTTCCTTCAATGCGGCAGATGCTGCAACCGAGGTTGGAGTACCCCGTCTGATGTTAATCCGCCCACCTTGGGAAAAAGGAAATGGCGATCGCTGGATTGAAGTTGACAGTGTTGCCGCCGCCGCCGCATCTCTGCACAACCAGGCACAGCGAGTATTTTTGACCGTTGGTAGGCAAGAACTCGCCGCCTTTGCTCACCTAGAGGAAATTTGGTTTTTAATGCGGATGATTGACTCTCCTACTGATGATGCTTTGGTACCAGCAGGAAAAATATTGTGCGATCGCGGGCCCTTTACCCTCAATAATGAAAGGCAAATCCTGATTCATCACAAAATTGATACCATAGTGAGTAAAAATAGTGGTGGCAATGCAACAAAGCCCAAGATTATTGCAGCGCGAGAATTAGGCATAAAAGTTGTGATGGTAAATCGTCCAGCTATACCACCAGGGGAGCAGGTTAATGATGTTGATGGTGCTGTAGCATGGCTATTTGAAAAGTTACACAACTAG
- the fldA gene encoding flavodoxin FldA — MSKKIGLFYGTQTGNTESDAEKIRDEFGGDVVTLHPIYEADTSTFDEYKLLIIGSPTWDIGQLQSDWESFFPDLDEIDFSGKLVAYFGDGDQYGYAENFQDAIGILEEKISQRGGKTVGYWSTEGYDFENSRALKNGKFVGLALDQGSQSDLTDERIKTWVAQLKTEFGL, encoded by the coding sequence ATGTCGAAAAAAATCGGTCTGTTCTACGGGACTCAAACTGGCAACACTGAATCTGATGCTGAAAAAATTCGGGATGAGTTTGGTGGTGATGTTGTAACATTACATCCCATTTATGAGGCGGATACTAGCACTTTTGACGAGTATAAATTGCTGATTATTGGCTCTCCAACTTGGGATATTGGTCAACTTCAGAGCGATTGGGAAAGCTTTTTTCCCGATTTGGATGAAATAGATTTTAGTGGTAAGTTGGTTGCCTATTTTGGTGATGGAGACCAATATGGCTATGCCGAGAACTTTCAGGATGCAATAGGAATTCTGGAAGAAAAAATTTCTCAGCGCGGTGGTAAAACTGTTGGCTACTGGTCAACCGAAGGGTATGACTTTGAAAATTCTAGAGCTTTGAAAAATGGCAAGTTTGTCGGATTGGCACTCGATCAAGGTAGTCAATCCGATCTCACAGACGAGCGAATTAAAACTTGGGTTGCTCAGTTGAAGACAGAATTTGGTTTGTAG
- a CDS encoding alpha/beta fold hydrolase, with product MSDSFDVVWLSASPALQRFDKPLLDYISGYINVAQWEYQQTKDEASSIDQAIELLDDFLELYDRPMHLAGHGMGGAIALSFARRFPQKVRSLTLLAVAAQPANNWHAHYYFQRQLFSISRELVLGSSVRSLFGNQPPHTTKKLVAALDKDLEQSPSSHSLFKLVYLPKGGVSMPMMVCGSKSDPVVNSPALHDWLNWLKPEDKLWECPQGYHFFHYFYPQQVGEEILNFWQRHHPYLLDISEKECRDVALLRLYKGCG from the coding sequence ATGTCTGATTCCTTTGATGTTGTGTGGTTAAGTGCCAGTCCTGCTTTACAACGTTTTGATAAACCATTACTTGATTACATATCTGGATATATAAACGTCGCCCAGTGGGAATACCAGCAAACCAAAGATGAAGCTAGTTCCATAGATCAGGCTATCGAATTGCTGGATGATTTTTTAGAATTGTACGATCGCCCCATGCATTTGGCGGGACATGGGATGGGTGGTGCGATCGCCTTAAGCTTTGCTCGGCGATTTCCTCAAAAAGTGCGATCGCTCACCCTGTTGGCTGTAGCTGCTCAACCTGCAAACAATTGGCACGCTCACTATTACTTTCAGCGACAACTTTTTAGCATCAGCCGTGAGCTAGTTTTAGGAAGCAGCGTTCGTAGTCTATTTGGAAATCAACCACCTCATACCACTAAAAAGTTAGTAGCTGCCTTAGATAAAGATTTAGAACAATCTCCATCGTCACACTCTTTGTTTAAGTTGGTTTATTTACCCAAGGGTGGAGTTTCTATGCCAATGATGGTATGTGGTAGCAAGAGCGATCCGGTCGTCAACTCACCTGCATTACATGACTGGCTGAATTGGTTAAAGCCAGAAGATAAACTCTGGGAATGCCCACAAGGTTATCATTTTTTTCACTACTTCTATCCTCAACAGGTTGGCGAAGAGATTTTGAATTTTTGGCAACGCCACCATCCATATCTATTGGACATCTCCGAAAAAGAATGTAGAGACGTAGCACTGCTACGTCTCTACAAGGGTTGTGGATAA
- a CDS encoding biotin/lipoate A/B protein ligase family protein, with protein sequence MHSKQIWRLIPLLEARGNVQMAIDLWLLEQHQSGKHPPTLRFYTWSPPAISLGYHQRQYPEYWQDLNWKGQKIDLVRRPTGGRAVLHQGDLTYAVITSGLVGSRLQMYEKICEFLIQGWRSLGGELHYGTEGRGYIHNPNCFGTATSADLVLPDGTKIIGSAQLRRGRVVLQHGSIRLQPDAELFAEVFGAESFTTVQIPQSLSAENIIAALVTAASDCFDMQIQVKPLSQSEWKEILAHQP encoded by the coding sequence ATGCATAGCAAGCAGATTTGGCGACTAATTCCTTTGCTAGAGGCGCGTGGTAATGTGCAGATGGCTATTGACCTCTGGTTACTAGAACAGCACCAGTCTGGAAAGCATCCGCCAACTCTACGCTTTTATACTTGGTCGCCACCTGCGATTTCTCTCGGCTATCATCAACGCCAATACCCTGAATATTGGCAAGATTTGAATTGGAAAGGGCAAAAAATAGATTTAGTGCGCCGTCCTACCGGTGGACGGGCGGTGCTACACCAAGGTGATTTAACTTATGCTGTAATAACATCTGGACTGGTGGGTAGTCGTCTCCAGATGTACGAAAAAATTTGTGAGTTTTTGATTCAAGGATGGCGATCGCTTGGTGGAGAATTACATTACGGTACAGAAGGACGAGGTTACATCCACAACCCTAACTGTTTTGGTACAGCAACCAGTGCAGATTTAGTTTTGCCGGATGGTACTAAAATTATTGGTAGCGCTCAACTGCGACGTGGTAGGGTAGTTTTGCAACATGGTTCCATCCGTTTGCAACCCGATGCGGAACTGTTTGCTGAAGTGTTTGGTGCAGAATCTTTTACAACTGTACAAATACCTCAAAGTCTAAGTGCGGAAAATATTATTGCAGCTTTAGTTACCGCAGCTAGTGATTGTTTTGATATGCAGATACAGGTGAAACCCCTCTCACAATCTGAGTGGAAGGAAATTTTGGCACATCAGCCATGA
- a CDS encoding sigma-70 family RNA polymerase sigma factor has translation MLVVPAKVLKANQLIGESESESDSYLVQQCLHGDTQSYGQLYRRHQQRVRSILYKLCTPASLDDVVQEVFLQAWKGLPKFRQTAKFSTWLYRIAWNVACDQRQADVKRRTQLQILSQKTPTQQEAPELMNLHYQDLVQRGLANLSFDHRTILVLHDLEEVPQKEVAQILDIPLGTVKSRLFHARAAMRQFLENQGVQL, from the coding sequence GTGTTAGTTGTACCAGCCAAGGTTTTAAAAGCAAATCAATTGATTGGTGAATCAGAAAGCGAATCTGACAGTTATCTAGTACAGCAGTGCTTGCATGGTGATACCCAAAGCTACGGTCAGCTTTACCGTCGCCATCAGCAAAGAGTGAGGTCAATCCTCTACAAACTCTGTACTCCTGCCAGCCTTGATGATGTGGTGCAGGAAGTTTTTCTGCAAGCCTGGAAAGGATTGCCCAAGTTTCGCCAAACAGCAAAATTTTCCACCTGGCTGTACCGAATCGCTTGGAATGTGGCTTGTGACCAACGACAGGCAGATGTTAAAAGGCGAACTCAATTACAGATTTTGAGTCAAAAAACTCCGACACAACAGGAAGCCCCAGAGCTAATGAATTTGCATTATCAAGACCTTGTGCAACGGGGACTAGCAAACCTAAGTTTTGACCATCGCACGATATTGGTTTTGCATGATTTGGAAGAAGTACCTCAAAAAGAGGTAGCACAAATCCTAGACATTCCTCTGGGAACAGTCAAGTCACGCCTATTCCATGCTCGTGCTGCTATGCGTCAATTTCTCGAAAACCAAGGAGTACAGTTATGA
- a CDS encoding DUF1636 domain-containing protein: MTTTVNISTTNPLDVADHTLFVCKTCASVWQEGKRLGESGGQKLLQQLQQLAQDWDLRNEFPIQEVECMSACNRSCVVAFAAKGKLTYLFGDLAVDGSASAVLECASQYYAKADGLLPWSERPEALKKGILAKIPPLSLSQ, encoded by the coding sequence ATGACGACTACTGTCAATATTTCTACAACAAATCCCTTGGATGTTGCTGACCACACTTTATTTGTTTGCAAAACTTGTGCTAGCGTTTGGCAAGAGGGAAAACGTTTAGGTGAAAGTGGTGGTCAAAAACTTCTGCAACAACTTCAGCAGTTGGCACAAGATTGGGACTTACGAAATGAATTCCCAATTCAAGAAGTTGAATGCATGAGTGCTTGTAATCGTTCCTGTGTAGTTGCTTTTGCCGCCAAAGGCAAATTAACATATTTATTTGGTGATTTAGCCGTTGATGGTAGTGCATCTGCGGTATTAGAGTGTGCTAGTCAATACTATGCTAAAGCAGATGGTTTATTGCCTTGGTCAGAGCGCCCAGAAGCCTTGAAAAAGGGCATTTTGGCAAAGATTCCACCTTTATCTCTATCTCAGTGA
- a CDS encoding DUF1501 domain-containing protein: MKRRNFLIQGGIFSAAAITAVSSNAWIARSATPNIDQKRLIVIFLRGAVDGLNVVVPYSETAYYQARPQIAIPQPGKEGGVIDLDGRFGLHPALDSLIPFWQQNSLAFVHACGSPDPTRSHFDAQEYMESATPGDKHTQDGWMNRLLGVISQKTPIQAVSVGETTPWIFSGRMPVANIASGRNANRPLPIDRPQLAAAFDQLYGGNDALSQTYQQGRMARQAIMNDLDSEMKMANNGAPSPDSFASDAQRLAQLMLKDPRIELGFMALGGWDTHVNQGGTQGQLARNLKKLGSGLTSLVGGLGSVYQNTTIVVMSEFGRTVKQNDNGGTDHGHGNVMWVLGGNIRGGKVYGEWPGLSTAQLYQGRDLAITTDFRDVISAVLSNHLHLNEAKLNHVLPSYTSTQKIALIK; encoded by the coding sequence ATGAAAAGACGTAACTTCCTAATCCAAGGTGGAATTTTTTCAGCTGCTGCAATCACAGCTGTAAGCAGCAATGCTTGGATAGCCAGATCCGCTACCCCAAATATTGACCAGAAGCGCTTAATTGTAATTTTCCTTCGGGGGGCAGTAGACGGTTTAAACGTCGTGGTTCCTTACTCAGAGACAGCTTACTATCAAGCCAGACCGCAAATTGCTATTCCCCAACCAGGCAAAGAAGGGGGAGTAATAGATTTAGATGGACGCTTTGGCTTGCATCCAGCCTTAGATTCTTTGATCCCCTTTTGGCAGCAGAACAGTTTGGCATTCGTTCATGCCTGTGGTTCTCCCGATCCAACTCGTTCTCACTTTGATGCTCAAGAATACATGGAAAGTGCTACCCCTGGTGACAAACATACTCAGGATGGTTGGATGAATCGTTTACTAGGGGTGATTTCTCAAAAAACACCTATTCAAGCAGTAAGTGTGGGAGAAACAACACCCTGGATTTTTTCTGGTCGGATGCCTGTAGCTAACATCGCATCAGGGAGAAATGCTAACAGACCTCTGCCAATAGATCGTCCTCAATTAGCAGCAGCATTTGACCAACTTTATGGCGGTAATGATGCCTTAAGTCAGACCTATCAGCAAGGACGAATGGCACGTCAGGCCATCATGAATGACCTAGATAGTGAAATGAAAATGGCGAATAATGGTGCGCCTTCACCTGATAGCTTCGCTAGCGATGCCCAACGATTGGCACAACTAATGCTCAAAGACCCCAGAATTGAGTTAGGGTTTATGGCTTTAGGAGGTTGGGATACCCATGTTAATCAAGGTGGCACTCAAGGACAGTTAGCTAGGAATCTCAAAAAATTAGGTTCAGGTTTGACCAGTTTGGTTGGAGGCTTAGGGAGCGTTTACCAGAATACGACAATTGTGGTGATGTCTGAGTTTGGTCGTACAGTCAAGCAAAATGATAACGGTGGTACTGACCACGGTCACGGGAATGTTATGTGGGTTTTGGGTGGTAATATTCGCGGTGGTAAAGTTTATGGTGAATGGCCTGGTCTATCTACAGCCCAACTTTACCAAGGTAGAGACTTGGCTATTACTACTGATTTTCGGGATGTTATCTCTGCTGTGTTGTCAAATCATCTGCATCTCAATGAAGCAAAATTGAATCATGTGTTGCCAAGTTACACCTCTACTCAGAAAATAGCATTAATTAAGTAG